One Halalkalibacillus sediminis DNA segment encodes these proteins:
- a CDS encoding NAD(P)-dependent oxidoreductase, which translates to MSKKIGFVGLGAVGFPMAVNLKKAGFEVIGYDAFKGVYDKAKAAGITMVETLKEVAEQADEAIISMVRDFDQNVEVIFGEDGLLTGESKGKTVICMSTLDPDTMKQLNQKVEDESDLNLIDAGVSGGVSGAEAGTLSIMVSGPENIVTSFQPYFEAMGSNIFYYGNETGNSQIAKLINNLILGINVNAVAEGLKLAKHFNLPEDELLNLLQVSTGDSWVVRNWSDVSEWTADATLNILLNDLTAANNQGLKNHLPLPFSALATTQLLDSMGEEKPES; encoded by the coding sequence TTGAGTAAGAAAATTGGTTTCGTAGGATTAGGAGCAGTGGGTTTTCCGATGGCGGTTAATTTAAAGAAAGCTGGTTTTGAAGTCATCGGTTATGATGCTTTTAAAGGCGTTTACGATAAAGCTAAAGCAGCAGGAATAACGATGGTAGAGACTTTAAAAGAGGTGGCCGAGCAAGCTGATGAAGCGATTATTTCGATGGTGCGTGACTTCGATCAGAATGTTGAGGTCATTTTTGGAGAGGACGGTCTTTTGACTGGTGAATCGAAAGGTAAAACTGTTATTTGTATGAGTACACTTGACCCAGATACGATGAAACAATTAAACCAAAAAGTAGAAGACGAAAGTGACTTGAATTTAATTGATGCTGGTGTGAGTGGAGGCGTTTCCGGTGCTGAAGCAGGCACTTTATCCATTATGGTCTCTGGCCCTGAAAATATCGTAACGTCATTTCAGCCTTATTTTGAAGCGATGGGTTCCAACATATTTTACTACGGGAACGAAACAGGCAATAGCCAGATTGCCAAGTTAATAAACAATCTTATTCTAGGAATTAATGTGAATGCCGTTGCGGAAGGTCTTAAATTAGCGAAACATTTCAACTTACCTGAAGACGAGTTATTGAACTTGTTACAAGTCAGTACAGGTGATAGCTGGGTAGTTAGAAATTGGAGTGATGTGAGTGAGTGGACTGCAGATGCTACTTTGAATATCTTGCTGAATGATTTAACAGCTGCTAACAACCAAGGACTTAAAAATCATCTCCCATTACCATTTAGTGCCTTAGCCACCACGCAATTACTTGATTCTATGGGAGAAGAAAAACCAGAATCCTAA
- a CDS encoding YdiK family protein, giving the protein MKISPVFLATIYFLMGIAFTYIAIESATDTIWNLTTIIFMLIATFEFGVAIRMFTIHSLMKKQNGKKKK; this is encoded by the coding sequence ATGAAGATTTCCCCGGTTTTTCTAGCAACGATTTACTTTCTGATGGGGATCGCTTTTACTTATATAGCAATCGAAAGCGCGACAGACACGATATGGAATCTGACGACGATCATCTTCATGCTGATCGCCACATTTGAATTCGGTGTCGCCATCCGGATGTTCACCATCCATTCCCTGATGAAAAAACAAAACGGAAAAAAGAAGAAATAA
- the groES gene encoding co-chaperone GroES gives MLKPLGDRVVVEVIEQEEKTTSGIVLPDSAKEKPQEGKVVAVGSGRVTDNGEKVALEVKDGDRVIYSKFAGTEVNADGKEYLVLRESDILAVVE, from the coding sequence GTGTTAAAACCACTAGGTGATCGTGTAGTTGTAGAGGTAATTGAACAAGAAGAAAAAACAACAAGTGGAATCGTACTACCTGATTCTGCAAAGGAAAAGCCACAAGAAGGTAAGGTTGTTGCTGTAGGCTCTGGCCGTGTGACAGACAATGGCGAGAAAGTTGCATTAGAAGTGAAGGATGGCGACCGTGTCATTTATTCTAAGTTCGCTGGTACAGAAGTGAACGCAGACGGCAAGGAGTATCTTGTTTTACGTGAGAGCGACATTCTTGCAGTAGTTGAATAA
- the groL gene encoding chaperonin GroEL (60 kDa chaperone family; promotes refolding of misfolded polypeptides especially under stressful conditions; forms two stacked rings of heptamers to form a barrel-shaped 14mer; ends can be capped by GroES; misfolded proteins enter the barrel where they are refolded when GroES binds): protein MAKEIKFSEDARRAMLRGVDTLADAVKVTLGPKGRNVVLEKKFGSPLITNDGVTIAKEIELENHFENMGAQLVSEVASKTNEIAGDGTTTATVLAQAMITEGLKNVTSGANPVGIRRGIEKASQVATEELRSISKPIEGRDSIAQVASISSSDNEVGQLIAEAMDRVGNDGVITIEESKGFSTELEVVEGMQFDRGYASPYMVTDQDSMEAELENPYVLITDKKISNIQEVLPVLEQVVQQSKPILIIAEDVEGEALATLVVNKLRGTFNAVAVKAPGFGDRRKAMLEDIATLTGAEVITEDLGLDLKSATIDQLGRANKIVITKDNTTIVEGAGDPDKLAARVNQIRAQSEETTSEFDKEKLQERLAKLAGGVAVIKVGAATETELKEKKLRIEDALNSTRAAVEEGIVSGGGVALVNIYSKVASLGLEGDEATGASIVLRALEEPVRQIAHNAGLEGSIVVERLKGEEVGVGFNAATGEWVNMIDAGIVDPTKVTRSALQNAASVAAMFLTTEAVVADLPEEDNGGGGMPDMGGMGGMGGMM from the coding sequence ATGGCTAAAGAAATCAAGTTTAGTGAAGACGCTCGCCGCGCGATGCTTCGCGGGGTAGATACGTTAGCAGATGCTGTAAAAGTAACACTAGGACCTAAAGGACGTAACGTCGTTCTTGAGAAAAAATTCGGATCTCCATTAATCACGAATGATGGTGTGACAATCGCAAAAGAAATCGAATTAGAGAATCATTTCGAAAATATGGGTGCTCAGTTAGTATCTGAGGTTGCTTCTAAAACGAATGAAATCGCTGGTGACGGTACGACTACAGCGACGGTGCTAGCACAAGCTATGATTACTGAAGGACTTAAAAACGTAACTTCTGGTGCGAACCCAGTTGGTATTCGCCGCGGAATCGAAAAAGCTTCCCAGGTTGCTACTGAAGAGTTACGCAGCATTTCTAAGCCAATTGAAGGTCGCGATTCAATCGCTCAGGTTGCTTCAATTTCATCTTCTGATAACGAAGTTGGACAATTGATTGCTGAAGCGATGGACCGCGTGGGTAACGATGGTGTCATCACAATCGAAGAATCAAAAGGTTTCTCTACTGAGCTTGAAGTAGTAGAAGGTATGCAGTTCGACCGTGGATATGCTTCTCCATACATGGTGACTGACCAAGATTCAATGGAAGCTGAATTAGAAAATCCTTACGTGTTAATCACAGATAAGAAGATTTCTAATATCCAAGAAGTACTTCCTGTACTTGAGCAAGTCGTACAACAAAGCAAGCCGATCTTGATCATCGCAGAAGATGTTGAAGGTGAAGCACTAGCAACATTAGTTGTAAACAAACTTCGCGGAACGTTCAACGCAGTAGCTGTTAAAGCTCCTGGTTTCGGTGACCGTCGTAAAGCAATGCTTGAAGATATCGCAACACTAACTGGCGCTGAAGTAATCACTGAAGATCTAGGATTAGATCTGAAGAGTGCTACAATCGATCAGCTAGGTCGCGCGAACAAGATTGTTATAACAAAAGATAACACGACAATCGTTGAAGGTGCTGGAGATCCTGACAAGCTAGCAGCTCGTGTAAATCAAATCCGTGCGCAATCAGAAGAAACAACTTCTGAATTCGATAAAGAAAAATTACAAGAACGCCTAGCGAAATTAGCAGGCGGTGTAGCAGTCATCAAAGTTGGTGCAGCTACAGAAACAGAACTTAAAGAGAAAAAACTTCGTATCGAAGACGCATTGAACTCAACTCGTGCAGCAGTTGAAGAAGGAATCGTCTCTGGTGGTGGAGTTGCGCTAGTCAACATCTACAGCAAGGTTGCTAGCCTAGGCCTTGAAGGTGACGAAGCGACAGGTGCTAGCATCGTTCTTCGCGCACTAGAAGAGCCAGTACGTCAAATCGCACACAACGCAGGTCTTGAAGGATCAATCGTTGTTGAACGCTTGAAAGGCGAAGAAGTCGGCGTAGGCTTCAACGCAGCAACAGGCGAATGGGTGAACATGATCGACGCAGGTATCGTCGACCCTACAAAAGTAACTCGTTCAGCACTACAAAACGCAGCATCAGTTGCAGCTATGTTCCTAACAACTGAAGCAGTCGTCGCAGATCTTCCAGAAGAAGACAACGGCGGTGGCGGCATGCCAGACATGGGTGGCATGGGCGGAATGGGCGGCATGATGTAA
- a CDS encoding CPBP family intramembrane glutamic endopeptidase, protein MPKRYWYIILTYLLVQLALPFPIVIGLKWLAPGLTNSQIETYALLGAYAIGLVFFLYLLKPDMQRSEMRNGPGIGGIIKWSLLGVVLAYLTNIVVNLINIEIIGLEGGSENTEMIMNKIEENWLFLLLPILFAPIFEEIIFRKIIFGQLNKKMNFFFAALISSLAFAALHLDFEFILSYFAMGVVFAYLYVKTNRIIVPIFAHMAMNTIAVVLSLAIDVEDLERRLEEMENAATIILGGLI, encoded by the coding sequence TTGCCTAAACGCTATTGGTACATAATATTAACCTACTTACTTGTTCAGCTTGCTCTACCCTTTCCTATAGTCATAGGATTAAAATGGTTAGCACCTGGATTAACTAATTCACAAATTGAAACCTACGCGCTACTTGGCGCTTATGCTATCGGACTTGTGTTTTTCCTCTATTTACTGAAGCCAGACATGCAACGATCAGAGATGAGAAACGGACCAGGAATTGGTGGTATCATCAAATGGTCACTACTTGGTGTTGTATTAGCATACCTAACGAATATAGTCGTAAACCTTATTAATATAGAAATCATCGGGCTTGAAGGTGGCTCTGAAAACACAGAAATGATCATGAATAAAATCGAGGAGAATTGGCTATTCCTGTTGCTACCGATTTTATTCGCACCGATCTTTGAGGAAATCATTTTCCGTAAGATTATTTTCGGTCAACTGAATAAAAAGATGAACTTCTTTTTCGCAGCACTCATTTCATCACTAGCTTTCGCTGCGTTACATTTGGATTTCGAGTTCATCCTATCTTATTTCGCAATGGGTGTTGTGTTCGCTTATCTTTACGTTAAAACAAATCGAATCATTGTTCCTATTTTTGCGCATATGGCGATGAACACAATAGCAGTCGTGTTGTCTTTGGCCATAGATGTTGAGGATTTGGAACGTAGGTTAGAAGAGATGGAAAACGCAGCCACAATCATACTTGGAGGTCTAATCTAA